The genomic DNA TCCGATTCTTTTGATACGACTATTACATCTTTGAAATTATAATTTGAGCTTAAATTTTTTGTAGCATATAGCCAAAGCGGGTCATTCTCTATATGAAGCCATTGTTTTTTTGTCGGTAAGCCAAAGCGGGTCGAATCACCAGCGCCTAGCATTATTAGTGTTACATCAAGCAAAATTTATCCTAAATTCTAATAAAGTGTTACGAAATTATACATTTTTTAATCTTACATTGTCATTAGCTTAATGTTAGAATATTAAAAGACAAAGTTAATCTTTTTTTTAGTAAATTTAAGTAAAATTAACGGATCAAAAAAATAAGGAAAACTAATGAGAAAACAGTGGTGCGAAGCTAGAAAAAATGATCCGACTCCGACCCAGATGTATTATGCAAAACAAGGCATCATCACTCCAGAGATGGAATATATAGCTAAAATAGAGCTTTTAAAACCAGAGCTTATCAGAGATGAGGTAGCAAGTGGCAGGCTTGTCATACCAGCAAACATAAATCATACAAATCAAATCCCAATGGCAATAGGCAGAGCAGTAAAGTGCAAAATCAACGCAAATATCGGCTCAAGTGCCTTGGCTAGCGATATAAATGAAGAGATAGAAAAGCTAAAAGTTTGCTTAAAATATGGTGCTGATACTGTTATGGATCTTAGCACTGGTGGGGATTTGGACGCTATTAGAAGAGCTATTATAGGTCATTCTACTGTGCCTATTGGAACAGTTCCTATATACCAAATCATTCATGATATAAAAGATCTTGATAATCTAACCCCTGAAATTATGCTAGAATGCATTGAAAAACAAGCCAAGCAAGGTGTTGCGTATTTCACTATTCACGCTGGATTCTTGCTTAAATTTATGCCACTAGTCGCAAAACGCAAAATGGGAATAGTAAGTCGTGGCGGAAGCTTGATGGCATCTTGGATGATGAAACATCACAAAGAAAATCCATTTTACGAAGCTTTTGATGAGATCTGCGATATCTGTGCGAAATACGACGTCGCGCTTAGCCTTGGCGATAGCCTAAGGCCAGGATGTCAGTATGACGCCACAGACGCAGCCCAAATGAGTGAGCTAGCAGTACTTGGCGAACTAACCAAAAGAGCATGGGCGAAAAACGTTCAAGTCATGGTAGAAGGCCCTGGTCACGTGCCATTTGATCAAATCGAGTTTAATATGAAAGAAGAGCAACGCCTTTGCCACGACGCACCATTTTATATACTTGGACCACT from Campylobacter iguaniorum includes the following:
- the thiC gene encoding phosphomethylpyrimidine synthase ThiC, with translation MRKQWCEARKNDPTPTQMYYAKQGIITPEMEYIAKIELLKPELIRDEVASGRLVIPANINHTNQIPMAIGRAVKCKINANIGSSALASDINEEIEKLKVCLKYGADTVMDLSTGGDLDAIRRAIIGHSTVPIGTVPIYQIIHDIKDLDNLTPEIMLECIEKQAKQGVAYFTIHAGFLLKFMPLVAKRKMGIVSRGGSLMASWMMKHHKENPFYEAFDEICDICAKYDVALSLGDSLRPGCQYDATDAAQMSELAVLGELTKRAWAKNVQVMVEGPGHVPFDQIEFNMKEEQRLCHDAPFYILGPLPTDIGAGYDHITSAIGGTMAAFHGASMLCYVTPKEHLGLPNAKDVRDGIIAHKIAAHAADIALKRPGAIEQDHAMSDARYSFDWNKQFELALDPDKARELHDESLPQDVFKEAEFCSMCGPKFCAYKISREIAKNECESYPKEEK